DNA sequence from the Rhizoctonia solani chromosome 14, complete sequence genome:
AAGCAGTAGAACCAGGCAGGCCGCAGGCATATATAGCAAGACGTTCATTTTGATGCTGATGGCAAGGCTGTTTTGAAAAGTTGGACGCTGGGAAAGGGTGATGAGATGAAATGACGCACCCGAAGAGTATGCAACCGATCGCCCAGTATCGTTTTTGAAAGGCGTGAATGGCACCCATGGAAAGAGGTGTGGACCAGCAGTCGTTGAATAGTCGAAGGACGTAGATGGAGTGGAGCCGTTTGCTAAGGGGGAGTAGAAGTAGGACGTATTGTGGAATTCCTGCGCGCCGGTAGACGAGAAATGTAAGAGCCATGGTGAGCAAGTATAGCCCGGCATAAAGCTCTTGTACTTTTGGTAGATATTTAAGAGAGCCGCCTTGGGTGAGGTTATGCAGTAGATGATGGATATGTACATGACCAGCCGGGTACCTGTGGCAAAAATAGGTTACGGGTCTCCTAGGGTAAGGTCATAACAGACGCACACTAATGGACCAGTGGGGCCTGTTATTTGCGAATAGTCACGTTCACCAGCCAGGTAGAGATCGGTTTGTATCATGTATGTTTCAAAGTCGATCTCAGTATCTTGAAGGGGTTTCAGaatgtttgtttgtttgctaCGTCACAGGTACCGAAATCCCAAACTCACACGGAATGAAACGAATGATCAGCCGGCATAGTGTAGCGTCGCCTATGAGAATAAGACAAGCGATAAACCAGAAGTATTGTGACCGAGTGAGCAAGTTTTTTATTGTTCTTATTGGGTGTGTTATATCGAGTGAGTCGTTGGCTTGAGGTATAGTGGGCGGCATGATTCCAAATTATACAAAATAAGTTCAAAAGATGCAAAGGTCAAAGACAAGAGTAATATTAATGATCCAAGCGAGTACCGACACCAGAGTTCATAGCCGAGTAGAAAGCGCGAGGATATGATGTGCCCGAACGAGGGAGAAACCGGAAGGAAGAGAtcagtaagcgccgagaaaCATTTGCACACAGATTCTGCCACTCTCGATTCTCCCACCGCCCCCTCATCGCGCAATGTTGAGCCGCACCGTTCGTCCGACGCTGGCTGCTGCCACTGGCGCCATCCAGAATGCACAGGCTGCACGCAACATGGCTACTCTCAGAGAAATTGAAATTCGCTTGAAGTCGGTCCGCAATATCGAGAAAATCACCAAGGTGGATCCACACAAATGCGCATTAATCTGGGGTGCTAATGGATATTCTAGTCGATGAAAATGATTGCCTCGACACGTTTGAACAAGGCCCAGCGTGCGATGGCCACTGCCAAGGAGTACGGCAAGGCTAACAACGGTGTGTAAATCCGCATAAATAACCCACGATGTAAAACCCTAATGCGGGTTCCCAGAGATCTTTGGAAACTCAGAGGCCACTGTTGCAGAGGGTGGAAAGACTCTCTATGTCGTTGTATCTTCTGACCGTGGTCTGTGCGGTGGTATCCACTCGTCCGTGACCAAGGCCACCAAGAAGGCGATTGAGCAGAACAACGGTCAGGGCTCCATCGTCGTCCTTGGAGAAAAGTCCAAGTCCCAGCTCTCCCGTTCCTCGGCCAAGCACCTCGAGCTCTCCTTTTCCCAGATCGGTCGTGAAGTCCCCACTTTTGCCGACGCTGCTGAGATTGCGGACAAGATTGTCACCAGCGGCATCGAGTTCGATTCGGTTTCGCTCGTTTACAACCGATTCGTGTCTGCGATTGCTTACGAGAGTGCTACCATGACTGTCTTTAACGAAAAGGCTCTGACGGATGCTCGTATGTTGACTCTCTCTGACATGTCAAGCCATCGACTCATGTTTATTGGCTAGCTGCCTTCAAGGTCTACGAAATGGAGGACGACCCAACCAAGGACCTTGTCGAATTCTCGCTTGCCAATGCTATCTATGCTGCTCTTGTCGAGGGCCACGCTGCCGAAATCAGCTCCCGGTAAGCAAAAATGCtgatatatatgcatacccACAAGCTCATAATTTTCACCCCAGTCGCAATGCCATGGATAACGCATCCAAGAACGCCGGAGATATGATTGGTCGTCTTACCATGCAATACAACCGTGGTCGCCAGGCTAACATTACCAACGAGCTCGTTGATATCATTACTGGTGCTAGCGGTACGTGGACTCTTGGTAGTATCTTTGATTTAGCGACTTATATCTTTTATCTACAGCTCTGTAAATGGTGTTACGCTGCGTACGGTCTAGAGAAGACGGGGCTTGGTCTTCAAAATGTTAAAGGCGCAATGTCCAATCGTGATATCATAGCCCTAATCAAAATTTGCGTTCCACTTTGATGAAGCTCACATTCGTGTCTGGAACTTGAGAAGAGGTAGAATACTCGAAGGCTATCAATATTCAACATTTCACTGCTGCGGTACGGACCAAGTGAAAACTCGGGTGTTTGCGTGATGATTTAAGAGGGATTTAACAACTCATGACGGGCGGTTATCTTGTGATAGATTTTCTGTCCATCATGCTGTGGCTATGTTACCGAGTAAGcatgtcacgtgatattgGGCACGATCTCCGCGCCTTGAAAGAGTGCGACTGGTTTGCCAGGACTATAATCGCTTCTGATCATAAACTATGTGCCAAGATAAAAACGATGCTCCCAAGCTGTGTCTTATTTAATTTTTCGCTAGGGCCAGTTGCTAAATAAGGTTAGTGTCGATCACATGACCTGATCCTTTGATGTGCCTCCAGATTAGGTGGCTAGGCTTGTGGCCAACCACACCCTCGTCTTGGCTGGCAGCCCCCACCTTTTTCCGTCAGTCACAGTTTCTAAACCGCCGGTATAATAATTGAAACAACTATACCAGACCAGCTCCATAACGATGACAACGCCTGGATTTGTTCTATGGTCGTTTGATGGACCACTCGATGAAGACAAGTACGATTCATTTGCCTATAATGAGATTTTTGAAAGTAAACTATACTTCAAAATCTAGCCAAAGCCCTCTTCCATCGCCACCCCTGTCGTCTGGGTCATCTCCGAGAGATACAATCGCCGGGGTAAGACTGGGCGTCTATTTCCTCCAAACCAACGTTGTTCACTTTTTCGCGTAGGGATCTGGTTCGGATCGAGAGCAAGAAGTGTTCCATGACGCTGCTGCTACACTAGCAGGAAGCTCGAGCAGCATTTCCGGACCCACCCCTAAAAGTTCGTTGCACAAGGTCGAGCCTCCCTCTACGCCACCCATCACTCCCACCGTGGTTTCGCCTCGAATCACATACCCGGTTCTCCGACAACACAGCACCGGCGCAGGTCCATCTCGAACCCCTGCCACTCCAGAACCGCGCGCAAATACTGTACAGCGGATCCTCCAAGGCGGGAACCATAGCGCTTCCTTTGAAGGAACGAGCCAATACGCTGCGGGGGGCGTTTCTGCATGCGCACTGGCGAGTATGAACGCCATCCGGCTCGCGTTTGAGCTGTGTGCGAGGAGGATGGATGCTGAACAACTCGTATCGGGGCTTATCAGCGAAGAGTTTGTACGGGTGGGTGTTGTTTTCTTTTATTTGTGTGTGCCCGTCTTGCGGATGGATCAGTATTGATGGGTGCGAATGTGTTTAGGCCGCGATGGGTATTGCGCCGTATTGGCCAAATAATATGCATCTGGAAGTAGAGCCGATTCTTGAGTTGCCTTTGTTTTCGGGATCTATTCGAAGATTGGACACTCAGTATGCGAACTCTAGTCCCCGGACGTTTCTCAATATCATCAGGTGCGATTTCTTCTATTCATGAAACAGTCATATAATGGACTCATACCATCACGTCTAGGGGGCTGCGCTTAGACCGCGAGTCTCCCGGGCCTCGAGCTATAATTATGACCCGCCCGCCCGAGGTGATCTGCGTGATGCACATCCCGATTCCGGAACCGACACCCAACTATTGGGCTCCACCACAATCCGCTCGTCATGCCGAGTCAATCTACTTGGTCTTTGACTCGCACCCTCGCCCTGATCATCCAAATGGCGCCGCAGTCCAGATCTTCTCGCCCGACCCAATCGAAGATGTCTCCCACTACCTAATGGACCTGTTCCGAATCGACCAAGGGCTATTTGATGACCCGAGCCTGGAATGGACCGCTCAACTCCTGGGTCAAGTCTCTTACCATGTGCTCGCGCCTTCCCTAGCTCAAGGCCCGAAAGATGAATACGCGCTGAACATGCGTATACTCGAAGCGAATCAGAAATGTACGCAGGCAGAGGAAAAATTGAAGGCTTCGGAAGCCGAGACGAGAAAGTTGAAGAGTCAGATGTTTGATCGTCAGCAAGAGGTCACGATCTTGAACTTTAACCTCCGGAGGGCGGAGGAAGAGGTGAAGAGTCTTAGGGCACAGCTTGATAGGCCTCCGCCGCCGGCAAGGGAAGAGCCCAGGGTTGCTTCATGGTTCTCTTCTGGGAATAGGGGAGACGATAGTAGGAGGTCAAAGGGGAAGGGAAGACAGCGAGAGGATTCGGGTGGTTGGTACGCATCCTCGGCACCCAAAGGCGACGATCGGACTTCTTCACGATTCGGAGACGACAAACGCGGAGGGTCAGGTACTGGGTGGGGTCACTCATTTGGTTCGCAGGCAAGCGACGGAGCGTCCATGAAAGCGACTGGTACATCCAACTTTGGCTTTTCACCCTGGCGTCCAGCGCCTTCCCAGCCTCCCCCACCTCCCCCGGCCTATGCCCCGGCATCTTCCAAAACAGCCAGTTCCTCGAGCTACAACAAAGGCCCTATCGAAAAAGAAGATACCCGCTCTATAGAACTTGCCATGCGCTTGCAACAGCAATTCGACAACGAGACTGTCGATTTTTCAAAGGGAGAATCGCTCGCCAGACTTTGGAGCGGCCGAAATTCGATTGTGGGATATGCATGGAGACGTATACCGACGAAGCGATCGCGCGTATAGACGGGTGTGGGCATTCGTGCTGTCGAGACTGTATGCGGAGTAACATTCAATCCAAGATCGAGGAGCGCAAGTATCCTATTCCTTGTCCATTTTGTGTAGCGGGGTCGGACGATAACAGAGGGCAAGACCGTGGGCTTGGGAGTGAGCGCGCTTTCAATTTGTTGTCTACGATTTGTTGAGTTTTTTCTTTTGGTAGTGATTCCGTCCTGGGTGGTCGAGACGATCGGGATCTCCCCCGAGTTGTTTAATATTTTTACAGAGCTTCAGCTTGCTGAACATTCTATTATGATTGATTGCCGCCGGTAAGTCCTACATGTTCTCAAAGTTATCCTATACTCACATTTTTGCCCTAGATGTGTGTCTGCACTTGTTCCTCAGCCATTGTATGCCTGCTAAGTTTCCATGTTTATAGGTTCCAGTTCAGTTTTCGTCGATCGCAAAGATTATGACCTCGCAGAAATCATAACTTGTCCAATGCCCAGGTGCATCAATGCATGGTGTAAACAATGCAACCAGACTATCCAGGGTGGAGCGAAACATTCTTGCGACGGTAGCGCCGAGCTTGAGACGTTGATGCATCAGCGTGGGTGGAAGGTAGGCCAATCTATTTGATTTTAAACGTCCGTTCATTTCGTTCTTGAAGCACTGTCCTGGATGTCGCACTCCGATCGAACGTTCCATGGGATGCAATCACATGACCGTACGTACCCGAATTCTTATGCATGCCTCCTACTCAATGGCTTGAATAGTGCACCACACCCGGTTGTAATATGTGAGTGCTGATTCAGCAACAAGTAATTGAATTGATATTAATTTTATCCAGGCACTTTTGTTACAAATGCGGAGCGGTCGTGATCAATGGAGGTACCCGGACTGAAATTCAAACTGCAGTTTCAAGCCATTTCCGCAGTTGCGCACTTTTTGATGTACCTCGAGGTGTTTGAGACGACCTACTGTTTGCGACTCGACGCATCTCTCCAGTGTATGATTCAGTATAGATGTTGCGGATCTATACGAAATATCTCTCCGTATCAAAGTAAAAGCCATCACTTACCAGTTCCGCCCTCCAGTTAAGATAACTATGGGAATTATGCGACGCCGCGTGATAGCCGGTCTGAATTTAGGGTCCACTCAATGAACTTTTATCTATTAAGATGCCAGAGCCTAGCTTCTATTATCGTTTTTCTCGGTAGGTGTACGCGCAATAGCTTGTTCAGCATATAAATCATCTCAAATGACCTCATTTCAAACGCTCCGTAATCCTCTTTTTTACATGCGCTTGAGCCGGATATAAACAATGGGTTCCTACTCCAGATATCTTGCGAGTTACTCCTTGCATTCAGGATATTTGCGGACCGCATGATTCAATTCACCTTCCTATAATATAACACAGCATAAACATACCTTGACCCGGGAAAGGGTGTGGTACGTGAGCATGAATTAAGACTTGAATTTGTGCGAAGTATGTGTATTTCAACGACCTTCTTTCTGATTCCGGGCTGGGTCCCGGGACTGGCTTTCTGCCCTTACACTTTTGTGCAGGCTCAGTGGCAAATCTTCCGGCTCTCTGGTCAATACAGTATTGTGATACAGTGATAGCCAACCATAGTTTTGTATCATTCGATTAATACAGTGATCCATGTCGACTGTCCATACAGGCTCACGTAATCCTCACTGTATCCGGTCCTTGGCTTAGGAGATTGCATTGAGGGCGTGTGAATATTAGACTTGGGGTTGGAAAAGATACATGCCCCGGACCCCCAAATTTATATTCGATTGAATTTGGGTTCATTTCATTAATTCATTTTTACATATTTATAGTAAGTCAATCAGTATTCATCTCTTCTGTTCTATAGCTAGTTATTTTGGGACCGGGGCCTTCAGTAAATAGCTCGTCTAGTCAGGAAGAAATAACCATTACGTTGATCGGCTATAATGAAAGAATCAAGGGTGACTCACCTTCCTCCGGATCCGTGCTGATTCATAAGGGATGCCCTGGGCTTTTGAAGCGAGCTAGCTATTCCCAAGAACGTATCCGCAAGTTGAATCTTTAAATGTTCAAATGAGCGATTCAAGACATACATCCGCAATGCTCGAGCTACTGACTGTATCGATGGCATTCGTGTACGCGCAAGGGTTTCCACGGGCAGCTGAAAGTACATCTTGAGGGGCGGACGCATAAACTTCATGAGCGATATCAGCCATTCGACGAAGCGATGCCGAACACCTGTCCTGGCCAAAGGAGACAGAGTGGAATGCCAAAGCTTTGCTACAGATATCTTGTTGGTGCCAATCACATGCGAGAAGGATGTTTATCATTTTACTTACCCTAACCGGACACAGAGGTGGCAAAGATCATAGACCGCATTGTCGCCAATATTGCATTCTCCATCCGAAAGGAAAATTATCACGGGTGATCTAGAAAGTGTCATTATTATGCGTCTTAACGAAGCGAATATGTATGATACCTATCACTACTCCAATGGTTTTCAATAAGAGACTGAGCCTCTTTCAGCGCTGCATGAAAGTTGGTTCCCCCAGACCTTTGGGGAAGTAAGTGTGATATCAGCTGGTCAGTTGTGCTCATAAAGTCATTTTGAACCCGTGTCTGCCAGATCTCATGTATAAGCGTCTCCATGTTAAGGTCCTCGATTCGCTCACCGTTGCACTAGACGCAAAGGTTATGACTGAATAGGCATCCTGCCTGGCTTGAGTGGCAGTGGAGCAGGCCACAACCTCTCGAGAGAGCCAGAAACCGTGTAATGCGGACAGAACTGCGCCATAGCGATTATTGGACTCAGATATCAACTTGTACTGATTGGCGTATCTGGAAGCGGGCGTCGATCCCCACCGTACATAGATCCTGAGCTATCGATAACGAAAAGACTAATGGGTGCCGTAAGTCTTTGCATTAGATCAAGAGATGTGTACCGACATGTGATACGCTTGATTCATCCTGGATGGATTTTGGCAGTCAAAGGCGTGACCATCTATCGATACATGGCCGGTTGGAGGAGCTGGCTGCTGTGCCTCAGGGGCGTGAAATATAGGTAGGATACAATAGGATGGATTTGCTTGGGCAGTAGCAGAAGCTTCATGCTCAGGGCCTGAAAAGTATGATTAATTGACATATATTGAATAGGGAGAACAGTTACGTACCAGCACAGAGTACGTCGCTATTTTTATGCACCGCGTTCGCTCAGTATGTCAACAGTTCCTAGGTGTCAAATCACTAACCATTTAGAGAATTCATTCTGCTCCTCCTGTGGGTACGGGTCTGCAAGCGGAGATTAAGAATCAAAACAATAAACCAAAAGTCGGGGTGTTGACCTTTGAAGCCTATTGGGACGTGTTCATCAGTCACTCACTAACTTAGAAACGATAAGCTGACTAACCACTTCGCGCCCAAAATGTAGCGTGAGATATCCAGTCTTTCTCCCTATTAGGGTCAGGGTGCATACGTTCGGCGATATGCTCGCAATCTGTATTCGAACAATTACCGGGATCGCGACAGTGATCGATATGTGCATGGCGACCTTGCGCCGCACAAACCAAGTTGCAAAGCATGGGAGCTCCCTCGTCTCCAGACCCAAACTTTCGTCCTTGCAATTCGTACACTGGATCAACATCATCCTTGTCAGACTGTAAGACCCATTGAGTAGTGATCATAGACCCGTGGCTTGTATCGTGCAATTGTTGACCATGTCCTATATCGATGAAGCTCATTCAATACAGATATAATAACCACTATAATAAGATATTACCAAACGGCAACCCGCACACATATTCGCAATTGGGACAGCGAGCATCGCAGTAGTGGAATGGATTATCCCCCGTGTCGTGTACGTGTACACCATCATGAGACAATTCTCCGGGAGGAATCGGTATAACGCAAGAGAGTTGACGAGCAACCTGGGTAAACCTAGTGTACATGAACGATTCATGTCGACCGGAGAACTGCTCTTGAATTGCCGAAGGACGTGTCTCGATCTGTGCACACACATGGACTGATTTCTCGACCGACCTGAAGGGGCCACACATACCTGACATATCCCATCCTCTTCGCACAGTCTTGTACAGTTGTGTTCTTGCCCACACAAATGAACCACGTTTACAGCCAGTCCGTGGAAATGATCCGTATTACAGCACAGACGTCTGCATAAGGTGCATTCGATAGGACAAGCGCGGGAGTTATCACAAGCATGGCGTTCGTGTGGTTCATCCCTATTAGAGCAATTTAATAAC
Encoded proteins:
- a CDS encoding F-type H+-transporting ATPase subunit gamma; translation: MLSRTVRPTLAAATGAIQNAQAARNMATLREIEIRLKSVRNIEKITKSMKMIASTRLNKAQRAMATAKEYGKANNEIFGNSEATVAEGGKTLYVVVSSDRGLCGGIHSSVTKATKKAIEQNNGQGSIVVLGEKSKSQLSRSSAKHLELSFSQIGREVPTFADAAEIADKIVTSGIEFDSVSLVYNRFVSAIAYESATMTVFNEKALTDAPAFKVYEMEDDPTKDLVEFSLANAIYAALVEGHAAEISSRRNAMDNASKNAGDMIGRLTMQYNRGRQANITNELVDIITGASAL